A section of the Xiphias gladius isolate SHS-SW01 ecotype Sanya breed wild chromosome 10, ASM1685928v1, whole genome shotgun sequence genome encodes:
- the asxl2 gene encoding putative Polycomb group protein ASXL2 isoform X3, producing MMIAKVPSKLQSQPSSPQPRCSSPSVPASKLISPSQKHSKKALKQALKQQQQRNQRRQGGMPTTSSPRLLLKTIKDMADNITTKTDLCHPVIPRKVSQRAGRLSAGQIKRTKCKIDVETPDSILVNTNLRAIINKHTFSVLPPDCQQRLLKLLPEVDRQACMDGLLKVTSSALNNEFFTSAAQSWKERLAEGEFTPELQLRMRQEVEKEKKVEHWKEAFFENYYGENSGLSYEESKELTKADLNQESVRPQSPPRQTGPAARAPEETKGTKDSSQTDAAARDMKSTQTSSQEPLKAPPAQKEPGSTTEPMKTRRSQYTEDRKLNTTALTEPTPAVRTPEVERRTERGAAGSLPDKDHKEEMKEEKTEFPESPLKKSPIPKASSELKEVQPTSMVKPDEESDELISEPGGPSAPLKRKSLSETEGELTPEKRPRMSSVSSVSSVSSVSPPASSRSSPATPTPTTNQRVPPLKIPVSRILPIPVSPSQVSPRTPLPAPLSSPGRTGARTLADIKAKAQLARAQRAAAAAVSSASKGAVPGPGPGGGSGEQTQPSPSPSPTSPQASTRLPATSSSTQSNTPPSRQLDSFGQLSLNESQMSYSSKLDGIQKGHSAGSGSVGHHSILKSSNSAAQFSSVHTQKGQENLSPIGSSTRTSSCIPAKNPLVTQFLPGKEVPLEQILPKPLSNVEVKMSNLPSGSKGKTSHSAEHRVEKQMSHRFNTVGRAGVSSEYSRHHRELPDKETKEQILQALMQRKLQQSQPYGGLGPHQLVHAEEPQDQSRICVGILGRKRMPRPAMTGHYLLNVSTYGRGAESKRLHQSTIPNTSVFGLKRESIEAEEAAKEEEPTRKVFSPVSGVKMEQQGYSLAQSDEAASIQHCSNVKTEPGSEDSAAGANSNSTSATAKVTSPFSQSHRRHLELCNSNQGNSEPYVTQVDPSHQRPSAFQTQRTLDNQEPVVASCFGGTISMSVPHTLNHSTAGTGSSTSSSEADSSGVHRSVMSFSVTVTTIPAGHSLDHGNQGEPSPEQSFIEGSNMEDVQSKCYCRLKAMIMCKGCGAFCHDDCIGPSKLCVSCLVVR from the exons ATGATGATCGCAAAAG TTCCCTCCAAACTGCAGTCGCAGCCGTCGTCTCCGCAGCCTCGATGCTCGTCGCCTTCTGTTCCCGCCAGTAAGCTCATCTCTCCCTCGCAGAAACACAGCAAGAAAGCTTTGAAACAG gccttgaagcagcagcagcaaaggaaCCAGCGCAGACAGGGGGGGATGCCAACCACCTCCAGTCCCAGACTGCTTCTGAAAACCATCAAAGATATGGCTGACAACATTACTACAAAGACTG ACTTATGCCATCCAGTCATACCCAGGAAGGTTTCCCAGCGGGCAGGTCGCCTTAGTGCAG GGCAGATAAAACGTACTAAGTGTAAAATAGATGTGGAGACCCCGGACTCTATCTTGGTTAACACCAACCTGCGGGCGATCATCAACAAGCACACCTTCTCTGTCCTGCCCCCAGACTGTCAGCAGAGGCTGCTCAAACTTCTGCCTGAGGTTGACCGGCAG GCTTGCATGGACGGCCTCCTCAAGGTCACTAGTTCTGCCTTAAACAATGAGTTCTTTACATCAGCAGCACAGTCTTGGAAGGAGAGACTGGCTGAGG GGGAATTCACGCCTGAGTTGCAGCTACGAATGCGTCAAGAAgttgagaaggaaaagaaggttGAGCACTGGAAGGAGGCCTTCTTCGAAAACTATTATGGTGAAAA TTCCGGGCTCAGCTATGAGGAATCAAAAGAGCTGACAAAGGCTGATCTGAATCAGGAGTCTGTCAGGCCCCAGTCTCCCCCTCGTCAGACAGGACCTGCTGCTCGAGCACCAGAGGAAACCAAGGGCACAAAGGACAGCAGCCAGACCGATGCTGCTGCTAGAGACATGAAGTCAACACAGACATCATCGCAGGAGCCTCTGAAGGCACCGCCTGCTCAAAAAGAGCCAGGCTCCACCACTGAGCCCATGAAGACACGGCGCTCACAGTACACTGAGGATCGTAAGTTGAACACAACGGCACTGACTGAGCCAACTCCTGCAGTGAGAACACCAGAGGTGGAGAGACGGACTGAACGGGGTGCAGCAGGTTCACTGCCTGATAAGGACCataaagaggaaatgaaggagGAGAAAACTGAATTCCCAGAGTCGCCTTTGAAGAAGAGCCCTATACCAAAGGCTAGTTCAGAGTTAAAAGAGGTTCAGCCAACGTCCATGGTTAAGCCTGATGAGGAGAGTGACGAGCTCATCTCTGAGCCTGGTGGCCCATCAGCGcctctaaaaagaaaatctctcaGTGAGACGGAGGGTGAATTGACACCAGAGAAAAGGCCCCGTATGTCCTCCGTTTCCTCAGTGTCTTCAGTCTCCTCTGTATCTCCCCCAGCATCATCCAGATCCAGCCCTGCTACACCAACGCCAACAACAAATCAGAGGGTTCCACCGCTGAAG ATCCCAGTGTCACGAATTCTTCCCATTCCTGTGTCACCTAGCCAAGTCTCACCCAGGACTCCCCTCCCTGCCCCGCTAAGCAGCCCGGGCCGCACTGGTGCTCGCACTTTGGCTGACATCAAAGCCAAAGCTCAGCTCGCCCGAGCACAGCGAGCAGCGGCTGCCGCAGTATCATCCGCATCTAAGGGAGCAGTGCCAGGCCCGGGGCCAGGAGGAGGCAGTGGTGAGCAGACACAGCCATCACCCAGCCCCAGCCCGACATCCCCGCAGGCATCAACCAGGTTACCagccaccagcagcagcactcagAGCAATACACCTCCTTCTCGCCAATTGGACTCCTTTGGTCAGCTAAGCTTAAACGAGTCTCAGATGTCTTATTCAAGCAAACTTGATGGCATACAGAAAGGTCATTCTGCTGGTTCTGGCAGTGTAGGACACCACAGCATTCTAAAGAGTTCAAACTCAGCAGCACAATTTTCATCTGTGCATACTCAGAAGGGACAAGAAAACCTGTCTCCTATTGGATCATCAACCAGGACCAGCTCCTGTATCCCTGCAAAAAACCCACTTGTCACTCAGTTTCTGCCGGGCAAAGAGGTTCCGTTGGAGCAAATCCTCCCAAAACCGCTGTCCAATGTGGAAGTAAAGATGTCAAACCTACCCTCTGGTAGTAAGGGGAAGACGTCACATTCTGCTGAGCACAGGGTTGAGAAGCAGATGTCCCACCGGTTCAATACAGTAGGACGAGCTGGAGTTTCCTCAGAATACTCAAGACATCATAGGGAACTTCCTGACAAAGAGACTAAGGAACAGATCCTACAGGCTCTAATGCAGAGGAAACTCCAGCAGAGCCAGCCTTATGGAGGTTTGGGGCCTCATCAACTGGTGCATGCAGAGGAGCCTCAGGACCAATCTAGGATTTGTGTAGGCATATTGGGTCGTAAGAGAATGCCCAGACCTGCCATGACTGGACATTACCTGCTCAATGTGTCCACATATGGCCGCGGAGCAGAGAGTAAAAGACTGCACCAGTCCACCATCCCAAACACGTCTGTGTTTGGTTTGAAAAGGGAAAGCATAGAAGCAGAGGAGGCGGCTAAGGAAGAAGAACCAACCAGGAAAGTTTTCTCTCCGGTTTCTGGGGTTAAAATGGAGCAGCAGGGATACTCATTAGCCCAGTCTGATGAAGCAGCGAGCATTCAGCATTGCTCCAACGTAAAGACTGAGCCTGGATCAGAGGACAGTGCAGCTGGTGCCAATAGCAACAGCACCAGTGCGACAGCCAAAGTCACCAGCCCTTTTTCTCAGTCACACCGAAGGCACCTCGAACTCTGCAATAGTAATCAAGGAAATTCCGAGCCATATGTTACCCAAGTGGACCCCAGTCACCAGCGGCCGTCGGCCTTTCAAACCCAGAGAACGCTTGATAATCAGGAACCTGTGGTAGCGTCGTGCTTTGGTGGCACTATCAGCATGTCCGTACCTCACACTTTGAACCATAGCACTGCAGGCACCGGCTCTTCCACGTCCTCATCAGAAGCTGACAGCAGCGGTGTTCACAGGAGCGTCATGTCTTTCTCAGTGACTGTAACCACCATACCTGCCGGTCACTCGTTAGACCACGGTAACCAGGGCGAGCCCTCACCTGAACAGTCGTTCATCGAGGGCTCCAACATGGAGGACGTCCAGTCTAAATGCTACTGCCGACTGAAGGCGATGATCATGTGCAAAGGGTGTGGAGCCTTTTGCCACGATGACTGCATCGGCCCCTCGAAACTGTGTGTCTCTTGTTTGGTGGTACGATGA